The Pseudomonas entomophila genome segment GTGAAACTCGATGGTTTACTTCGAGTCTGGACCGTAGATATCGAAGTTGAAGTACTTTTTCTCGATCTCTTTGTACTTGCCGTTGGCGCGGATCGCGTCGATGGCCGCGTTGATGCGATCGGCATTTTTCTTGTCGCCCTTGCGCACGGCGATACCCACGCCATCACCGAAGTACTTCACGTCGGTGAACGACGGGCCGACGAAGGCGAAGCCCTTGCCAGCGTCGGTTTTCAAGAAGCCGTCTTCCAGCAGGGTGGCATCAGCCACGGTACCGTCGAGGCGACCGGCCGCGACGTCCAGGTAGATTTCGTTCTGGGTGCCGTAAGGCACGACGGTGGCGCCTTTTGGTGCCAGGACTTCCTTGGCGAAGCGGTCGTGGATCGAACCGCGCTGCACGCCGATCTTCTTGCCCTTGAGCTCGTCGAGGCTGTCGCTGACGGTGGCGCCTTCCTTCATGACCAGGCGAGCGGGTGTCAGGTAGTAGCGCTTGCTGAAGTCGACCGACTTCTTGCGATCATCGGTGATCGACATGGACGACAGGATGGCGTCGATCTTGCGCACTTTCAGCGCCGGAATCAGGCCGTCGAACTCCTGCTCGACCCAGGTGCACTTGGCTTTCATCTCTTCGCACAGGGCGTTGCCGATGTCGTAGTCGAAGCCGGCGATGCTGCCGTCGGGCTGCTTGAAGGCGAACGGTGGGTAGGCGGCTTCGATACCGATCTTCAACGGTTTCTCATCGGCGTGCGATACCAGGGAAAACACGGAAAGCGCCAGAGCGCCAAGCAGTGCGAGCTTCTTCATCAGGTAACTCCATCGGTACGGGGCAATACAAGGCAGTAGTAACGGCTGCCCGATATGCGAATGGGTACAACGCGAGCCGCGCAGGGTTCGACCAAGGTCGCAGACCACGAGCGAGTGAATGGCATTTTAGCGACAGCCCGGTAGTCGATATTTCTTCAAAGCGACAACTAGTTACAGAAGCGCCAGGAACCGCGGCGGGCGATATTGACAGCTCCTGCGCAATATGCAAGAGCAAGAAGAAAAATAACCTATACCCCAAGCAATAAGCGGGCCCATTATTGGCAAACCCTTGTATCTCGGCAAGTGCAGCGTGCCACGATGCAGAAAATGCTCGCAGAAACGCACCAGAATCGCACATGAATGTTTCCACAAGCCCCGATTTCGCGCGCAAACGGTGACAGCCGCGGTTACCGAT includes the following:
- a CDS encoding ABC transporter substrate-binding protein, whose amino-acid sequence is MKKLALLGALALSVFSLVSHADEKPLKIGIEAAYPPFAFKQPDGSIAGFDYDIGNALCEEMKAKCTWVEQEFDGLIPALKVRKIDAILSSMSITDDRKKSVDFSKRYYLTPARLVMKEGATVSDSLDELKGKKIGVQRGSIHDRFAKEVLAPKGATVVPYGTQNEIYLDVAAGRLDGTVADATLLEDGFLKTDAGKGFAFVGPSFTDVKYFGDGVGIAVRKGDKKNADRINAAIDAIRANGKYKEIEKKYFNFDIYGPDSK